A portion of the Desulfosoma caldarium genome contains these proteins:
- the tgt gene encoding tRNA guanosine(34) transglycosylase Tgt: MNPFEILAVDSKSRARRGRLLTSHGPVETPVFMPVGTQATIKALSPDEVHALGARIILGNTYHLSLRPGAQRIARLGGLHAFMAWPGAILTDSGGFQVFSLATIRTIDEDGVTFQSHIDGSRHRITPESCIEIQELLGSDIAMCFDECTPYPVTRDYAKASMERTVRWARRCRNAHTREDQLLFAIVQGGVFPDLRRACVEALTAMDFPGYAVGSLAVGEPKEVMLDVLETVVPDLPHDKPRYLMGVGMPEDLVEGVWRGIDMFDCVVPTRNARNGMVFTSRGALQIKHSRYADDPEPIEAACTCYTCRTFSRAYLRHLFMAKELLVYRLLSLHNLHYFLTLMESIRDAVMRGSFEEFRRQFYARRCVEEPIAD; the protein is encoded by the coding sequence ATGAACCCGTTTGAAATTTTGGCTGTCGATTCCAAGAGCCGAGCGCGCCGCGGGCGTCTGCTCACGTCACATGGCCCCGTGGAAACTCCCGTGTTTATGCCCGTGGGAACGCAAGCCACCATCAAGGCCCTGTCTCCGGATGAGGTGCATGCCTTGGGGGCGCGCATTATCCTAGGAAACACGTATCATCTATCATTGCGGCCGGGAGCCCAACGGATCGCCCGGCTGGGTGGTTTGCATGCCTTTATGGCGTGGCCTGGGGCGATCTTGACGGACAGTGGAGGTTTTCAAGTCTTCAGTCTCGCCACCATTCGCACCATTGATGAGGATGGTGTCACATTTCAGTCGCACATTGATGGGTCGAGACACCGCATCACTCCGGAGAGCTGTATAGAAATTCAGGAGCTTCTCGGATCCGACATCGCCATGTGTTTTGACGAATGCACGCCGTACCCCGTGACTCGGGACTATGCCAAGGCGTCCATGGAAAGAACGGTGCGCTGGGCGCGACGATGCCGGAACGCACACACACGAGAGGACCAGTTGCTCTTTGCCATCGTCCAAGGCGGGGTTTTTCCGGACTTGCGGCGCGCCTGCGTGGAGGCGCTCACGGCCATGGATTTTCCCGGATATGCCGTGGGCAGCCTGGCGGTGGGGGAACCTAAGGAGGTCATGCTGGACGTGTTGGAGACGGTGGTCCCCGATCTGCCTCACGACAAACCGCGCTACCTCATGGGCGTGGGCATGCCGGAAGACTTGGTGGAGGGGGTGTGGCGCGGCATTGACATGTTCGACTGCGTGGTGCCCACCCGCAATGCTCGAAACGGCATGGTCTTCACATCCCGGGGAGCCCTTCAAATCAAGCACAGCCGATACGCCGACGATCCAGAACCCATCGAGGCGGCATGTACCTGCTACACCTGCCGCACCTTTTCCCGCGCCTATTTGAGGCATCTCTTTATGGCCAAAGAACTCCTGGTGTATCGGCTCCTCTCACTGCACAACCTGCATTACTTTTTGACCCTCATGGAATCCATTCGAGATGCCGTGATGCGGGGCAGTTTTGAGGAATTTCGCAGGCAATTTTATGCACGGCGCTGTGTTGAAGAACCGATAGCCGATTGA
- the yajC gene encoding preprotein translocase subunit YajC codes for MNWVSMAHAMGTAGQQTAGGQGAGGGLTAFLPLILMVVIFYFLLIRPQQKRQKEHRMMLQNLRRGDVVMTQGGIHGRITGLTDSVVTLEIADKVRVKVQRGYIAGLLSRGEAQEKGEDKA; via the coding sequence ATGAACTGGGTGAGCATGGCCCATGCGATGGGAACAGCAGGGCAGCAAACTGCAGGAGGCCAAGGGGCCGGAGGGGGTCTCACGGCTTTTCTTCCATTGATCCTGATGGTGGTGATCTTTTATTTTCTTCTCATTCGGCCTCAGCAAAAACGCCAAAAAGAGCATCGAATGATGCTGCAAAATCTTCGCAGGGGCGACGTGGTCATGACGCAGGGGGGCATTCATGGCCGCATCACGGGGCTGACCGATTCCGTGGTCACGCTGGAAATCGCTGACAAGGTGCGCGTGAAGGTGCAGCGAGGCTACATTGCCGGCCTGCTGTCCCGCGGTGAAGCCCAGGAAAAAGGCGAGGATAAGGCCTAG
- the secD gene encoding protein translocase subunit SecD: MKGLKWRAVLVALVLGASIVYLLPSLPVSLPRWWHGVLPNDKIHLGLDLQGGMHLVLEVQAEEAVKTTLDRLSDEIKVLLRKEKVGFRAIERTQDGHVAVQLADASHRDRLRALMDKEFPILEWMQASETPEGFRVLCRVKEKDAEHIRQLAVRQALETIRNRIDQFGVSEPDIRPQGKNRILVQLPGIKDPQRALELIGKTAVLEFKLVAEGVDPHADPTTLPAGVKVYPMRRVDTNTGRTVEGKVALKDRTLLTGEYITNANVRIDSQYNTPYVALEFDPQGARIFERITGENVKKQLAIVLDGVVYSAPVIQERISGGRASITGSFTMEEARDLAIVLRAGALPAPVVILEERTVGPSLGADSIRKGFLSMLVGAVVVVLFMILYYRLSGVVADVALLLNVLLILAGLAAFQATLTLPGIAGIILTIGMAVDANVLIFERIREEMRLGKTPKAALDAGYARATLTILDANITTLIAALVMFQFGTGPVKGFAVTLSIGIVASLFTAIVVTRLLFDYLFIEKRMRTLSI; the protein is encoded by the coding sequence TTGAAAGGCCTGAAATGGCGAGCCGTTCTGGTGGCTCTGGTGCTTGGTGCGTCCATTGTCTATCTCTTGCCGTCCCTGCCCGTTTCATTGCCTCGGTGGTGGCATGGCGTACTGCCCAATGACAAGATACATCTTGGGTTGGACCTGCAGGGAGGCATGCATCTGGTCCTGGAAGTTCAAGCGGAGGAAGCGGTCAAGACAACGCTGGACCGTTTGAGTGATGAAATCAAAGTACTGCTTCGCAAGGAAAAGGTCGGCTTTCGTGCCATAGAGCGAACCCAGGATGGGCATGTGGCGGTGCAGCTTGCAGACGCAAGCCACAGAGACCGCCTGCGGGCATTGATGGACAAGGAATTTCCCATACTGGAATGGATGCAAGCCTCAGAGACACCTGAAGGGTTTCGAGTCCTGTGTCGAGTGAAGGAGAAGGATGCGGAACACATTCGCCAACTGGCCGTGCGGCAGGCTTTGGAAACGATCCGCAACCGCATCGATCAATTCGGGGTGAGCGAACCCGACATTCGGCCTCAGGGGAAAAACCGCATTTTGGTCCAGCTACCGGGCATCAAAGATCCCCAGCGCGCCTTGGAACTCATTGGCAAAACGGCGGTGTTGGAGTTCAAGCTGGTGGCCGAAGGGGTGGATCCCCACGCCGATCCTACGACCCTGCCAGCGGGGGTGAAAGTCTATCCCATGCGGCGCGTGGATACCAACACGGGCCGTACGGTGGAAGGCAAGGTTGCCCTGAAGGATCGAACATTGCTCACCGGCGAATACATCACCAACGCCAATGTGCGCATCGACAGCCAGTACAACACGCCGTATGTGGCGCTGGAATTTGACCCTCAGGGCGCGCGCATCTTTGAGCGCATCACAGGGGAAAACGTCAAGAAACAACTGGCCATCGTTTTGGACGGCGTCGTGTATTCGGCGCCGGTGATTCAAGAAAGAATTTCCGGAGGAAGGGCCAGCATCACTGGATCCTTTACCATGGAAGAAGCGAGAGATCTGGCCATCGTGCTTCGAGCCGGTGCACTACCCGCGCCCGTAGTCATTCTGGAAGAACGAACCGTGGGACCCTCGCTGGGAGCGGACTCCATTCGCAAAGGATTCCTTTCCATGCTCGTGGGCGCCGTGGTGGTTGTGCTTTTCATGATTCTTTACTATCGACTGTCCGGAGTTGTGGCCGATGTGGCTCTGCTGCTCAATGTCTTGCTCATTTTGGCTGGATTGGCTGCTTTTCAGGCTACGCTGACGTTGCCCGGCATCGCCGGCATCATCTTGACCATCGGCATGGCGGTGGACGCCAACGTGCTCATTTTTGAACGCATTCGCGAGGAGATGAGGCTGGGCAAGACGCCCAAAGCGGCTTTGGATGCGGGCTATGCCAGGGCGACTCTGACCATTTTGGATGCCAACATCACGACCCTCATTGCCGCCTTGGTCATGTTCCAGTTCGGGACGGGTCCGGTGAAAGGTTTTGCCGTGACCCTGAGCATTGGAATCGTGGCCAGTCTCTTTACGGCCATTGTCGTGACACGGCTCCTGTTCGACTATCTGTTCATTGAAAAACGCATGAGGACACTGAGTATCTAG
- the secF gene encoding protein translocase subunit SecF has product MEFIRPDININFVGMRMKAMIFSGLLIFLGLAAIVARGGLNMGVDFAGGTLIQVKFSERTTPNAIRDALKDLGIGKSAIQRVGTATDNEFIIRSDISEEKAKRVSDDVQSRLDQVFGPGKATILRVEMVGPKVGQDLRQKALLAIYYALLFIALYISGRFELKWGTSGVMAAVLLLGVNLLGLTGLSMTYLIIGALMITLVLCWVLKLSYALGALVALIHDVFITVGVFALLNKEFDLTIVAALLTIVGYSLNDTIIVYDRIRENRRASRKVDFKALVNRSINQTLSRTLLTSSTTLFVVFFLFVLGGNVIHDFAFALLIGILIGTYSSIFVASPLLILYQDMSGSGRKTSVHRPA; this is encoded by the coding sequence ATGGAATTCATTCGACCGGACATCAACATCAATTTTGTAGGCATGCGAATGAAGGCTATGATTTTTTCCGGCCTTCTGATCTTTTTGGGACTGGCCGCCATTGTGGCGCGTGGCGGGTTGAATATGGGGGTTGATTTTGCGGGAGGCACCCTTATTCAAGTTAAGTTCTCGGAAAGGACGACACCGAATGCCATACGAGACGCCCTGAAGGATTTGGGCATCGGCAAAAGCGCCATTCAGCGGGTAGGGACGGCAACCGACAACGAATTCATCATTCGCTCGGATATCAGTGAAGAAAAGGCTAAAAGGGTCAGTGACGACGTCCAAAGCCGCCTGGACCAAGTCTTTGGCCCGGGCAAGGCGACCATTTTACGGGTGGAAATGGTGGGCCCCAAAGTGGGACAGGACCTGCGGCAGAAGGCTTTGCTCGCCATCTATTATGCCTTGCTCTTTATTGCCCTCTACATTTCCGGCCGTTTTGAATTGAAATGGGGCACCAGCGGGGTCATGGCCGCGGTCTTGCTGCTCGGGGTCAATCTTCTGGGACTGACGGGTCTGTCCATGACATATTTGATCATCGGTGCCCTGATGATTACCTTGGTGCTCTGCTGGGTCCTCAAGCTTTCGTATGCCTTGGGCGCGCTGGTTGCTCTGATTCACGATGTGTTCATTACCGTGGGCGTTTTTGCCCTGCTCAACAAGGAATTTGACCTCACCATTGTGGCTGCCCTTCTGACCATCGTGGGCTATTCCTTGAATGACACGATTATCGTCTACGACCGCATTCGGGAAAATCGTCGAGCATCCCGAAAGGTTGACTTCAAAGCGTTAGTCAATCGCAGCATCAACCAAACCCTCAGCCGCACACTGCTCACTTCCAGCACCACGCTTTTCGTGGTCTTTTTCCTTTTTGTTCTCGGCGGAAACGTCATTCATGATTTTGCTTTTGCCTTACTGATCGGTATTCTGATCGGCACCTACTCATCCATCTTTGTCGCAAGCCCTCTGCTGATTCTCTATCAGGACATGTCAGGATCGGGCCGAAAAACTTCAGTTCACCGGCCCGCGTGA
- a CDS encoding ammonium transporter, with the protein MLIKALFFAVWLVASVTVEPVLADEPTAADVQTHLNYVWTLIAATLVFFMQAGFALVEAGFTRAKNSVNIMMKNLMDFALGTLGFWAVGFGLMFGRSLGGWIGTSGFFLSDYSPGGDPWVLAFWMFQVVFCATSATIVSGAMAERTKFVAYLIYSFVISAFIYPIFGSWAWGGLLNGKGWLENLGFIDFAGSTVVHSVGGWAALAGTLAIGPRIGKYDAQGRPRAIPGHNLPLATLGVFILWIGWFGFNPGSTTAGIPDVAWIFANTNLAAAAGVVGALLTIWSIAKKPDLTMTLNGALAGLVGITAACNNVNPASAVLIGLIAGILVVVSVLFFDRIRIDDPVGAISVHGVCGVWGTMAAAIFHIEGFSLGQLGVQALGAASAFLWTFPTAYLTFQMIRATVGLRVSPEEEMDGLDVGEHGESAYPDFALATGISAGFMPKGAPGGTVYAPASTPVHAKG; encoded by the coding sequence ATGTTGATCAAAGCTTTATTTTTTGCCGTATGGCTTGTCGCCTCAGTCACGGTCGAACCCGTTCTGGCCGATGAGCCCACGGCCGCCGATGTGCAGACCCATTTGAACTACGTGTGGACCTTAATAGCCGCGACCCTGGTCTTTTTTATGCAAGCGGGCTTTGCGCTGGTGGAAGCGGGCTTTACGCGGGCCAAGAACTCAGTGAACATCATGATGAAAAACCTTATGGATTTTGCCCTTGGCACCCTGGGCTTTTGGGCCGTCGGCTTTGGCCTCATGTTTGGACGCAGTCTGGGCGGCTGGATCGGCACCTCCGGCTTCTTCCTTTCCGATTACAGCCCGGGCGGTGATCCTTGGGTGCTGGCGTTTTGGATGTTCCAGGTGGTCTTTTGCGCGACATCAGCCACCATCGTCTCGGGAGCCATGGCGGAGCGCACCAAATTTGTCGCTTACCTGATCTACTCTTTCGTCATCAGTGCCTTTATCTATCCCATCTTTGGAAGCTGGGCATGGGGAGGCCTTTTAAACGGCAAAGGCTGGTTGGAGAATCTGGGCTTCATCGATTTTGCCGGATCCACCGTGGTCCATTCCGTGGGTGGCTGGGCGGCCTTGGCCGGCACCCTGGCAATCGGGCCGCGCATCGGCAAGTACGACGCGCAGGGACGCCCTCGAGCCATTCCCGGCCACAATCTTCCTCTGGCCACTCTGGGGGTCTTCATCCTGTGGATTGGCTGGTTCGGTTTCAATCCCGGATCCACCACTGCGGGCATCCCAGACGTCGCGTGGATCTTCGCCAACACCAATTTGGCCGCAGCTGCCGGCGTGGTGGGTGCGCTCCTCACTATCTGGTCCATCGCCAAAAAGCCCGACCTCACCATGACCCTGAACGGCGCCCTGGCGGGCCTCGTGGGCATCACGGCCGCGTGCAACAACGTGAATCCGGCCAGCGCCGTGTTGATCGGCTTGATTGCGGGTATACTGGTGGTTGTCTCCGTTTTGTTCTTCGATAGAATTCGCATCGATGACCCAGTGGGCGCCATTTCAGTTCACGGTGTGTGCGGCGTGTGGGGAACTATGGCCGCGGCCATTTTCCATATCGAAGGATTTTCGTTGGGGCAGTTGGGAGTGCAGGCTCTGGGAGCAGCGAGCGCCTTTTTGTGGACCTTTCCCACGGCTTACCTCACTTTTCAAATGATCCGTGCCACGGTGGGTCTGCGCGTAAGCCCCGAAGAGGAAATGGACGGTTTGGATGTGGGTGAACACGGGGAAAGCGCCTATCCTGATTTCGCCTTGGCGACCGGCATTTCGGCGGGCTTCATGCCCAAAGGCGCCCCAGGCGGCACGGTCTACGCCCCAGCGTCCACGCCGGTTCATGCCAAGGGCTGA
- a CDS encoding P-II family nitrogen regulator, with protein MIKIEAIIKPFKLGDVQQALLALGVQGMTLMEVKGFGRQKGHVELYRGAEYHVDFIPKLLLTVVVADELAPSAVEAIREAGRTGKIGDGKIFISTIHDAIRIRTGENGIQAI; from the coding sequence ATGATCAAGATTGAAGCCATCATCAAGCCGTTCAAGTTGGGTGACGTGCAGCAGGCCCTGTTGGCTTTGGGCGTCCAGGGCATGACGCTCATGGAAGTCAAGGGCTTTGGGCGACAGAAGGGCCATGTGGAGCTGTACCGGGGTGCCGAATATCACGTGGATTTTATCCCCAAGCTGCTTCTGACCGTCGTGGTCGCCGACGAGCTCGCCCCGTCCGCGGTGGAGGCCATTCGGGAAGCGGGTCGTACGGGAAAGATTGGCGACGGCAAGATCTTCATCAGCACGATTCACGATGCCATTCGCATCCGCACGGGAGAAAACGGAATTCAGGCTATTTAA
- the smpB gene encoding SsrA-binding protein SmpB → MKKALNASKSGIKIVCQNKKAFHDYEIIESLEAGMVLTGTEVKSLREGRANLKDSYARIKGGEIWLHDFHISPYPHASYNNHEPERTRKLLLHRREIRRLAGKTQEKGLTLVPLKVYFSKGKAKVEIALARGKKEYDKRERIKAKEEAREMDRLRKKYNIGS, encoded by the coding sequence ATGAAAAAGGCATTAAATGCCTCCAAGAGCGGCATCAAAATCGTTTGCCAAAACAAGAAAGCTTTCCATGATTATGAAATCATCGAAAGCCTGGAAGCCGGTATGGTGCTCACGGGTACCGAAGTCAAATCGCTACGCGAAGGCCGAGCTAATCTCAAGGATAGCTACGCTCGTATCAAGGGAGGCGAGATCTGGCTTCATGATTTTCACATCAGCCCATACCCTCACGCCTCCTACAACAACCATGAGCCCGAAAGAACGCGAAAGCTTCTTTTGCACCGCCGTGAAATTCGCCGCCTTGCCGGCAAGACTCAGGAAAAGGGGCTCACCCTCGTGCCCCTAAAGGTCTATTTTTCCAAGGGAAAGGCCAAAGTGGAAATAGCTTTGGCTCGCGGCAAGAAAGAATACGACAAGCGCGAGCGAATCAAGGCAAAAGAAGAAGCTCGAGAAATGGACCGACTTCGGAAAAAGTACAACATCGGGTCTTGA
- the ptsP gene encoding phosphoenolpyruvate--protein phosphotransferase, whose product MDKEPIHLRGFGVSQGIAIGKAFLAEENHISLPLYTLTGDEDVEQECLLFQEAVAKVEQDLEKTKQSIHGELKEHAHILDAHQLILRDPFFYNQTLETIRKERLNAMLALKRSIRKISDLFAAMDDDYLKGRVADVKSLGDRVLRHLAGQKSSGFDDIRERVVIVARDISPADAIRIQLEKTLGFITDTGGRTSHTAIIARALGIPAVVGAEKATRTIGTGDLVIVDGASGRIIVHPTDQQIAFYYELQDALETYLKNITRKAHLPAVTLDGRKIRVEANIELVEEVVSAKDHGAEGIGLYRTEFAYLNRERPPEEEELFLEYKELAELMAPAFVTIRSLDLGAEKLGAWMPPIEQENPALGLRGIRLCLQHREFFKTQLRAILRAGAVSRNIRLMFPLVSGMGELLQAKAVLEDAKKELRREGKAFDEAMALGVMIEVPSAVAVADDLAQEVDFFSIGTNDLIQYTLGIDRVNPHVAHLYDPLHPAVLRLIRHVVSTAHDAGIPVTICGEMAGEPLYIPLLLGLELDSLSMNPQAIPRVKNLVRRSTLEECRRFVQQTLTLTTAGHIRDTLQELVLRVFPEEFKFFDPQAVRPNSRAA is encoded by the coding sequence ATGGACAAAGAACCCATCCATTTAAGGGGATTTGGGGTAAGTCAGGGAATTGCCATCGGCAAGGCGTTCCTTGCCGAAGAAAACCACATTTCCCTTCCCCTTTATACCCTCACCGGCGACGAAGACGTGGAGCAGGAATGCCTTTTGTTTCAAGAGGCCGTCGCCAAGGTGGAACAGGACCTTGAAAAGACAAAGCAATCCATTCACGGCGAATTAAAGGAGCACGCCCACATCTTGGATGCGCATCAACTCATTTTGCGGGACCCTTTCTTTTACAACCAGACCCTAGAAACTATCCGTAAGGAACGCCTCAATGCCATGCTGGCTTTGAAGCGCTCCATAAGAAAAATTTCCGACCTCTTTGCGGCCATGGACGACGATTATTTGAAAGGTCGTGTGGCCGATGTGAAGAGCCTGGGAGACCGCGTACTGCGTCACCTGGCGGGCCAAAAATCCAGCGGTTTTGATGACATTCGAGAGCGTGTGGTGATCGTGGCCCGGGACATTTCGCCGGCAGACGCCATCCGCATTCAGCTGGAAAAGACTTTGGGATTTATCACGGATACCGGGGGCCGCACGTCGCATACGGCCATCATTGCGCGAGCCCTGGGCATTCCGGCCGTTGTGGGCGCGGAAAAAGCCACCAGGACCATCGGCACGGGCGATCTCGTCATTGTTGACGGTGCCAGCGGACGCATCATCGTTCACCCCACCGATCAGCAAATCGCTTTTTATTACGAACTCCAAGATGCCCTAGAAACGTACCTCAAGAATATTACCCGCAAGGCCCATTTGCCCGCGGTGACCTTGGACGGCCGAAAGATTCGCGTGGAAGCGAATATCGAACTGGTGGAAGAAGTGGTGTCCGCCAAGGATCACGGCGCCGAGGGGATTGGCCTTTATCGCACGGAATTCGCCTACTTGAATCGGGAACGTCCGCCGGAAGAGGAAGAGCTCTTTTTGGAATACAAGGAACTGGCCGAACTCATGGCCCCGGCTTTTGTGACAATTCGCAGCTTGGACTTGGGGGCGGAAAAACTGGGCGCGTGGATGCCGCCCATTGAACAGGAAAACCCCGCGTTGGGCCTTCGAGGCATTCGCTTGTGCCTGCAGCATAGGGAATTCTTTAAGACACAGCTTCGAGCCATTCTGAGGGCTGGAGCCGTTTCGCGAAATATTCGCCTCATGTTTCCTCTGGTTTCAGGCATGGGTGAGCTGCTTCAGGCTAAGGCCGTCTTAGAGGATGCCAAGAAGGAATTGCGCCGGGAAGGCAAGGCCTTTGACGAGGCCATGGCCCTTGGGGTGATGATCGAGGTGCCATCCGCCGTGGCGGTGGCCGATGATCTGGCTCAAGAAGTGGACTTTTTCAGCATCGGCACCAACGACCTCATTCAGTATACTCTGGGCATCGACCGCGTCAATCCGCACGTAGCCCACCTTTATGACCCGCTGCATCCGGCGGTGCTGCGGCTCATTCGGCACGTGGTGAGCACCGCTCATGATGCTGGCATCCCCGTCACCATTTGTGGTGAAATGGCGGGAGAACCCCTGTACATTCCTCTACTTTTGGGGCTTGAACTGGATAGCCTCAGCATGAATCCTCAGGCCATTCCTCGCGTCAAGAACCTGGTGCGACGATCCACCCTGGAAGAATGCCGTCGGTTCGTGCAACAGACTTTGACCCTTACCACGGCCGGCCATATTCGAGACACATTGCAGGAGTTGGTGCTGAGGGTTTTCCCAGAAGAGTTCAAGTTCTTTGATCCTCAGGCTGTGAGGCCCAATTCGCGGGCTGCCTGA
- a CDS encoding HPr family phosphocarrier protein codes for MAEVEQDFIVPNRLGFHARVAAKIVRVTTQFQADVLIVKDHTAVNGKSILDILSLECPRGTRVKIICRGDDAEEALRALAHLFQCHFGET; via the coding sequence GTGGCCGAAGTCGAACAGGATTTCATCGTTCCCAACCGATTGGGTTTTCATGCGCGGGTTGCAGCCAAGATTGTAAGGGTGACCACCCAGTTCCAAGCCGACGTCTTGATCGTGAAGGATCATACGGCCGTGAATGGCAAGAGTATTCTTGACATTCTGAGTTTGGAATGCCCAAGAGGGACCAGGGTCAAGATCATTTGTCGAGGCGACGACGCCGAAGAGGCCCTTCGAGCGCTCGCGCATTTGTTCCAGTGTCATTTTGGGGAAACCTAG
- a CDS encoding 3-deoxy-D-manno-octulosonic acid transferase, which translates to MANTGDFTTFSFSKPIERIAQRPFMEPWRFVYNVALSASWPLLWLYYRLRQATSGKYASSHRYRLGLELPQNLDTPSSPVWIHALSVGEVLSAAPLVHQIRSRRPQGSIVFSAATEKGFAVAQRELGPLVTTVFYLPHDHIWNMIRLVRRVCPAAFILVETDLWPNLLRTLKKRHVPVLMVNARLSLRSFARHRRFRLLSRSLMAFFDRIYVQSTDDARRFAALGVPEPRLRVAGNLKFDLAVLQKQKYAQSAFRPALILKEGRPLWIAGSTHDGEETTLLRAHRSLLRHHPRALLLLAPRHIERGARLAALCDALGLRWALRSRGNGVDAAQVLILDSIGELASLYPLAQGAFIGGSLVPFGGHNPLEAAVHGVPCCWGPHLDNFREIESFLLHRGCGRRVEGEGGLLGFLLEVLDYGVWSLSRRNLCALSVCNQAGAASVIARDVIALTAEGGVTVDAVKPLC; encoded by the coding sequence ATGGCGAATACCGGCGACTTTACGACATTCAGTTTCAGCAAGCCGATTGAGAGAATTGCGCAAAGGCCTTTTATGGAACCATGGCGCTTTGTTTACAATGTGGCGCTGAGCGCTTCGTGGCCCCTTTTGTGGCTCTATTATCGCCTGCGTCAGGCAACGTCAGGTAAGTACGCCTCGTCCCACCGATATCGGCTCGGACTTGAGCTTCCACAAAACTTGGACACGCCTTCTTCACCGGTCTGGATTCACGCCCTCTCGGTGGGCGAAGTTCTTTCCGCCGCGCCCCTCGTGCACCAGATTCGATCCAGGCGCCCGCAAGGGTCCATCGTCTTTTCGGCGGCCACGGAAAAGGGCTTCGCCGTGGCTCAAAGGGAATTAGGCCCGCTGGTGACCACAGTGTTCTATCTCCCCCACGATCATATCTGGAACATGATCCGGTTGGTTCGCCGGGTGTGCCCGGCTGCTTTCATTCTTGTTGAGACGGACCTGTGGCCCAATCTTCTCAGGACCCTCAAGAAAAGGCATGTGCCTGTCCTCATGGTCAATGCGCGGCTCTCTTTGCGATCCTTTGCCCGTCACCGGCGCTTTCGACTGCTCAGCCGTTCACTAATGGCATTTTTCGATCGAATCTATGTACAGTCCACAGACGACGCCCGCCGATTTGCCGCGCTCGGCGTTCCAGAGCCGCGACTGCGCGTGGCCGGGAATCTGAAGTTCGATCTTGCTGTGTTGCAAAAACAGAAATATGCCCAAAGCGCTTTCAGACCAGCCTTGATTCTTAAAGAAGGCCGACCTTTGTGGATTGCAGGAAGCACTCACGACGGCGAAGAAACCACGTTGCTCAGAGCACACCGAAGCCTTTTGCGCCACCATCCAAGGGCTCTTCTGCTTCTGGCACCGCGCCATATTGAAAGAGGTGCGCGCCTGGCGGCGCTTTGCGACGCGCTGGGCTTGCGCTGGGCTCTGAGAAGTCGCGGGAATGGGGTCGATGCCGCCCAGGTCTTAATTCTGGATTCCATCGGGGAACTGGCTTCCCTGTATCCTTTGGCGCAGGGCGCCTTTATCGGCGGCAGCCTAGTGCCTTTTGGAGGGCACAATCCGTTGGAAGCCGCCGTTCACGGTGTGCCCTGCTGTTGGGGGCCGCATCTTGACAATTTTCGAGAGATTGAAAGCTTTCTTCTTCATCGGGGATGCGGACGACGCGTTGAAGGGGAAGGGGGCCTTTTGGGCTTTCTTCTCGAAGTGCTGGACTATGGAGTGTGGTCTCTGAGTCGGCGCAACCTATGCGCGCTCAGCGTGTGCAATCAGGCCGGAGCGGCCTCCGTGATCGCTCGAGATGTGATAGCGCTTACGGCCGAAGGCGGCGTCACCGTTGACGCGGTCAAGCCTTTGTGCTAA